The following are encoded in a window of Chitinophagaceae bacterium genomic DNA:
- a CDS encoding DNA mismatch repair protein: MKPLYNKSDKRSVLTFAKKLRNKTLREVCDSTILKHTYSGKGNFGQILEKYYFQYEPNSESEADFNEIGLELKSSPLKQLKNKEFRSKERLVLNIINYLEVVNQDFATSSFWKKNANILLIFYLHKPNQNLLDYIIKLVDEWNFPVNDLEIIKRDWETIKKKITDGKAHELSEGDTFYLGACTKGGKGGNERPQPNNPLPAKQRAYSLKQGYVNHIIASIANEATGVYGKLIKSSTEVKKKSLEEIVLSKFKPYYGLTVDQIVKKLGIKLNVNAKSFYASLTKAILGVELDKEIEEFEKAEIIVKTVRLKENNLPKEDISFPTFKYEELIEEDWETSEFKELLEHKFLFVFFQFSNGQLIFKKVKFWNMPYKDILQAKKVWAKTKAIVASGDIVEKVVNKIRYTNFPNKEFNTVSHVRPHAQNANDTYPLPTKDKVSKLKDYTKHCFWLNSSYIRDEIYLK, from the coding sequence ATGAAGCCCTTGTACAACAAGTCTGATAAACGTTCAGTTTTAACCTTCGCAAAAAAATTAAGAAACAAAACACTTCGAGAGGTCTGCGATTCAACAATTTTAAAACATACTTATTCTGGCAAAGGAAATTTTGGACAGATACTTGAAAAGTATTACTTCCAATATGAGCCAAACTCTGAATCAGAAGCAGATTTCAACGAAATAGGTCTTGAACTTAAATCTTCTCCGTTAAAACAATTAAAGAATAAAGAGTTTCGCTCCAAGGAAAGATTAGTTCTCAATATTATAAACTATCTCGAAGTCGTAAATCAAGATTTTGCAACAAGTTCGTTTTGGAAAAAGAATGCTAATATTTTGTTGATTTTTTATTTACACAAACCCAATCAGAATCTTTTAGATTACATCATCAAATTAGTAGATGAATGGAATTTCCCAGTTAATGATTTAGAAATTATTAAGAGAGATTGGGAAACCATAAAAAAGAAAATCACTGATGGTAAGGCACATGAATTATCAGAAGGTGATACTTTCTACTTAGGTGCATGTACAAAAGGAGGGAAAGGTGGCAATGAAAGGCCACAACCTAACAATCCATTACCTGCAAAGCAAAGAGCCTATTCTTTGAAACAAGGATATGTTAATCATATAATCGCTTCAATCGCCAATGAAGCCACAGGTGTTTATGGCAAACTCATCAAATCTAGTACAGAAGTTAAAAAGAAAAGCTTAGAGGAGATTGTTTTATCGAAATTTAAACCCTATTATGGCTTGACAGTTGACCAAATAGTTAAAAAATTAGGAATTAAACTAAATGTAAATGCGAAAAGCTTTTATGCAAGTTTGACCAAAGCGATTCTTGGTGTTGAACTTGACAAAGAAATTGAAGAGTTTGAAAAAGCTGAAATAATAGTGAAGACTGTAAGACTTAAAGAAAACAACCTACCGAAAGAAGATATTTCATTCCCAACTTTTAAATATGAAGAACTAATTGAAGAAGACTGGGAAACTTCGGAGTTTAAAGAATTACTAGAACATAAGTTCCTCTTTGTATTTTTTCAATTTTCAAATGGACAACTTATTTTCAAAAAGGTAAAATTTTGGAATATGCCTTATAAAGATATTTTACAGGCAAAAAAAGTTTGGGCTAAGACAAAAGCTATAGTTGCAAGTGGCGACATTGTAGAAAAAGTAGTAAATAAAATTCGCTATACGAATTTCCCAAACAAGGAATTTAACACAGTTTCTCATGTAAGACCCCATGCACAAAATGCAAATGATACATATCCTTTACCGACAAAGGATAAGGTTTCAAAATTGAAAGACTATACTAAACATTGTTTTTGGCTTAATAGCAGTTACATCAGAGATGAAATTTATCTCAAATAA